In Castor canadensis chromosome 11, mCasCan1.hap1v2, whole genome shotgun sequence, a single genomic region encodes these proteins:
- the Rilp gene encoding rab-interacting lysosomal protein isoform X7 encodes MEPRRAAPGPPGWGPRVAAGSGTDAELVYHLAGALGTELQELTRRFGTEAAVGLVPLVVRALELLEKAAVGPAPDSLQVSALQAELELRRLREENEHLRRELRSGPREERALLRQLKEVTDRQRDELRAHSRDLLQRSQETEALQEQLQRLLLVNAELRHKLAVVQAQLRVAQDRERERELPREGALQSAEEQRQEPERTTPEDPMDAPQQPGSPLQAGQGSFSREEVEQILQERNELKANVFLLKEELAYFERELLTDHRVPGLLIEAMKVAVRKQRKKIKAKMLGTPEEADSSDEDGSWPLLSNNKGDEPPAPESRIQR; translated from the exons ATGGAGCCCAGAAGAGCGGCTCCTGGGCCACCCGGCTGGGGACCTCGAGTGGCCGCGGGGTCGGGGACGGACGCGGAGCTCGTGTACCATCTAGCGGGGGCGCTGGGCACTGAGCTGCAAGAGCTGACCCGCCGTTTCGGGACGGAGGCGGCGGTCGGGCTGGTGCCGCTCGTGGTGCGGGCGCTGGAGCTCCTGGAAAAGGCCGCCGTAGGGCCCGCCCCGGACTCG CTGCAGGTGTCGGCGCTGCAGGCCGAACTGGAGCTGCGGCGGCTGAGGGAGGAGAACGAACACCTTCGCAGGGAGCTGCGCTCGGGGCCTCGGG AGGAGCGCGCGCTGCTGCGGCAGCTCAAGGAGGTGACTGACCGACAGCGGGACGAGCTCCGGGCGCACAGTCGCGACTTGCTGCAGCGCAGCCAGGAGACAGAGGCG TTGCAGGAGCAGCTGCAGCGCCTTCTACTGGTGAATGCCGAGCTACGGCACAAGTTGGCCGTAGTGCAGGCCCAGCTGCGGGTGGCGCAGGACCGCGAGAGGGAACGCGAGCTACCGCGGGAAGGCGCCCTCCAGTCGGCTGAAGAGCAGAGGCAGGAGCCCGAACGGACGACCCCGGAGGACCCA ATGGATGCCCCACAGCAGCCAGGGAGCCCCCTGCAGGCAGGGCAGGGCAGCTTCAGCCGAGAGGAAGTTGAACAGATCCTTCAGGAGCGGAATGAGCTCAAGGCCAACGTGTTTCTGCTTAAGGAAGAGTTGGCCTACTTCGAGCG GGAGCTGCTCACAGACCACAGGGTCCCTGGGCTTCTGATTGAAGCCATGAAGGTGGCTGTCAGGAAACAGCGGAAGAAGATCAAGGCCAAGATGTTAGGAACAccagaggaagcagacagcag tgATGAGGATGGCTCATGGCCTCTGCTCTCCAACAATAAGGGAGATGAACCCCCAGCCCCTGAGTCCAGAATACAGA